In one window of Paraflavitalea soli DNA:
- a CDS encoding DUF5522 domain-containing protein, whose product MLTARYHLERGHCCGNGCLHCPFDYIQVPEPRRSTLLNKRQQDGYTQNTR is encoded by the coding sequence GTGCTAACGGCCCGGTATCACCTGGAGCGGGGGCATTGTTGCGGAAATGGTTGCCTGCATTGCCCCTTTGATTACATCCAGGTACCTGAGCCTCGCCGTAGCACTTTGCTGAACAAAAGACAACAAGATGGCTACACGCAAAACACCCGGTAA
- a CDS encoding MGMT family protein — protein MATRKTPGKPASEKLANLTPAGRKETFFELVFEVARQIPKGRVTSYGAIAACLGAKSSSRMVGWAMHGADRVKPKIPAHRVVNRNGMLSGKHHFATPTRMKELLEKEGIKVKKDTVVNFKELFWDPASELI, from the coding sequence ATGGCTACACGCAAAACACCCGGTAAACCAGCCTCTGAAAAGCTGGCTAATCTTACGCCTGCAGGTCGCAAAGAAACTTTCTTTGAATTGGTATTTGAAGTTGCCCGGCAGATACCGAAGGGGAGAGTCACTTCTTATGGGGCAATAGCAGCCTGCCTGGGCGCCAAATCATCCTCCCGGATGGTAGGTTGGGCCATGCATGGGGCCGACAGGGTAAAGCCCAAAATACCAGCTCACCGCGTGGTAAACCGCAATGGAATGCTTAGCGGAAAGCACCATTTTGCCACGCCTACCCGCATGAAAGAGCTGTTGGAAAAAGAAGGTATCAAAGTGAAGAAAGATACGGTTGTCAACTTTAAAGAATTATTCTGGGACCCTGCCAGTGAACTTATTTGA
- a CDS encoding DUF420 domain-containing protein — protein MLAPVLQKNDKKAWWLIGIVSFVVFAAVVLLSRIKLEVDLGFNVHAFATFNAIVNSIVTVLLVAGLITAKRRTLGAHKKIMITAMILSVLFLVSYICHHLFAGDTKFGDLDHNGIVTEAEKAQAGGLRMFYYIILITHIPLAGIILPFILFTAYRALIGEYPKHRKLARITWPIWFYVAFTGVLVYLLISPYYN, from the coding sequence ATGTTAGCGCCCGTTTTGCAGAAAAATGATAAAAAAGCCTGGTGGCTTATAGGCATTGTATCCTTCGTGGTATTTGCTGCTGTTGTGTTGCTGAGCCGTATTAAACTGGAAGTTGACCTTGGTTTCAATGTACATGCATTTGCTACATTCAATGCCATTGTCAACTCTATAGTGACCGTATTGCTCGTAGCGGGACTCATCACTGCCAAACGCAGAACCCTCGGGGCGCACAAAAAGATCATGATCACCGCCATGATCCTCTCTGTGCTTTTCCTCGTATCCTATATCTGCCATCACCTTTTTGCAGGCGATACAAAGTTTGGAGACCTTGACCATAATGGGATCGTCACCGAGGCTGAGAAAGCACAGGCTGGTGGGCTGCGCATGTTCTATTATATCATTCTTATCACCCATATTCCCCTCGCCGGGATCATATTGCCATTCATTCTTTTTACAGCCTATCGTGCCCTGATAGGTGAATACCCCAAACACCGGAAACTGGCGCGTATTACCTGGCCCATATGGTTCTATGTAGCTTTTACCGGTGTGCTCGTATACCTCCTTATTAGCCCTTATTATAATTAA
- a CDS encoding SCO family protein: MSQKALLALCIAILLPVASYFIVKTASRDAIAMPRKYYPETTIDTVINGKKVTDTVWYQLANATFTNQLGKKVELDELRGRVIIADFFFTRCPSICPTLTRNMKSLQVSLKMKDITKRIDTTFVQFLSFSVDPERDSVPVLKKYADRYGVNHDVWWMLTGPKKEIYDYMLNEIKLPAQDGGTVDSMFIHTEKFVLIDKKGIIRGYYNGLDTVALAKLAEDLTLLMLEKDKRESSPVLAELLSLWPIFLMVIAGVAIFLWVVRRPRTNTKQ, encoded by the coding sequence GTGAGCCAGAAAGCTTTGTTAGCCTTGTGTATAGCCATCCTGCTGCCGGTAGCCAGTTATTTTATTGTAAAAACGGCCAGCCGGGATGCCATTGCTATGCCCCGTAAATACTATCCCGAAACGACTATTGATACTGTGATCAATGGCAAAAAAGTGACCGATACCGTGTGGTACCAGTTGGCCAATGCCACCTTCACCAACCAGCTGGGCAAAAAAGTAGAACTCGATGAACTACGGGGCCGCGTTATTATTGCCGATTTCTTCTTTACACGCTGTCCCTCCATCTGCCCTACCCTTACGCGTAATATGAAAAGCTTGCAGGTAAGTTTGAAAATGAAAGACATTACCAAGCGTATTGATACCACTTTTGTTCAATTTCTTTCCTTTAGTGTTGACCCTGAAAGAGACTCTGTTCCAGTGCTCAAAAAGTATGCAGACAGGTACGGCGTTAATCATGATGTGTGGTGGATGCTCACCGGACCTAAGAAAGAGATCTATGATTACATGCTGAACGAGATCAAACTGCCTGCCCAGGATGGTGGTACAGTGGATTCCATGTTCATCCATACCGAGAAATTTGTGCTCATTGATAAGAAAGGTATCATTCGTGGCTATTACAACGGACTCGATACCGTGGCTTTGGCCAAATTAGCAGAGGACCTTACCCTGCTGATGCTGGAAAAAGATAAAAGAGAGTCTTCACCCGTACTGGCTGAGTTGCTTTCTCTTTGGCCCATCTTCCTGATGGTCATTGCAGGGGTAGCCATATTTCTTTGGGTAGTACGCCGGCCACGCACAAACACCAAACAATAA
- a CDS encoding cytochrome C oxidase subunit IV family protein, with protein MEKFETTHTEEHGHGAKHDFDTKAIWRTFWILLGITCVELVVGMFIAPHYHSLKLMFNILYIIFTAAKAFYIIAEFMHLRHEIKNMIMTIAVPALLFIWFIAAFLWDGNSYKNLRNNYDPHHKEQGTTIVAPKAAHGEHAEEAHKPESVH; from the coding sequence ATGGAAAAGTTTGAAACAACACATACTGAAGAACACGGACACGGAGCGAAGCATGATTTTGATACCAAGGCCATCTGGAGAACCTTCTGGATCCTGTTAGGTATCACTTGTGTAGAGCTGGTAGTAGGTATGTTCATTGCACCCCATTATCACTCCTTGAAATTGATGTTCAACATACTGTATATCATTTTCACCGCTGCCAAAGCCTTCTATATCATTGCCGAATTCATGCACTTGCGTCATGAGATCAAGAATATGATCATGACCATTGCTGTACCTGCCTTGTTGTTCATCTGGTTTATTGCCGCTTTTCTGTGGGATGGTAATTCCTACAAGAATCTCCGCAATAACTATGATCCGCATCACAAAGAGCAGGGGACTACCATAGTAGCGCCCAAAGCAGCTCATGGTGAGCATGCAGAAGAAGCACACAAGCCTGAATCTGTGCATTAA
- a CDS encoding cytochrome c oxidase subunit 3, producing the protein MAQAVPANQKWWGGGRSPFNVEYGKLMMWYFLMSDAFTFGAFLISYGTVRFSSNGWPDPNQVFSSFPFAGHTHLPLVFVSVMTFILIMSSVTMVLAVGAGHQNNRKEVLKWLFWTIIGGLAFLGCQAWEWHHLHDQGAWWGKNPFPNFGGTESSTNFSNFFFTITGFHGFHVFSGVIINIVMFIMTYRGVFDRRGHYLMIEKAGLYWHFVDLVWVFVFTCFYLF; encoded by the coding sequence ATGGCACAAGCAGTACCAGCGAATCAAAAATGGTGGGGTGGCGGAAGAAGTCCCTTCAATGTGGAATATGGCAAGCTGATGATGTGGTATTTCCTGATGAGCGATGCCTTTACTTTTGGCGCGTTCCTGATTTCTTATGGCACCGTACGATTCTCCAGCAATGGCTGGCCTGATCCTAACCAGGTGTTCTCTTCCTTTCCTTTTGCAGGTCATACACACTTGCCCCTGGTATTTGTGAGCGTAATGACTTTCATTTTGATCATGAGTTCTGTGACCATGGTGTTGGCAGTAGGCGCCGGTCATCAAAATAACCGCAAAGAAGTATTGAAATGGTTATTCTGGACCATCATAGGCGGTCTTGCTTTCCTCGGTTGTCAGGCTTGGGAGTGGCATCACTTGCACGATCAGGGCGCTTGGTGGGGTAAGAATCCATTCCCCAACTTTGGTGGTACAGAATCATCTACCAACTTTAGCAACTTCTTCTTCACCATTACCGGATTCCATGGTTTCCACGTATTCTCTGGTGTCATTATCAATATTGTTATGTTCATCATGACCTACAGGGGTGTATTTGACCGCAGAGGGCATTACCTGATGATCGAGAAAGCTGGTCTGTACTGGCACTTTGTGGACCTGGTTTGGGTATTTGTATTCACCTGTTTCTATTTGTTCTAA
- a CDS encoding cytochrome c oxidase subunit 3: MNIVSTHQQKIHPHKFTLWIAIGSIIMMFAGLTSAYIVKGEQPGWTTVVVPKIFYYSTAVMLISSLTMQVALKSFKERNMKQYRSLLTVTAVLGVAFIGMQIIGFKDLFQSGVKLEGGSGAGQFLYIIFGLHALHVLGGAIALLIMFFKAFSAKIRSYNSVPVEVVSTYWHFVDLLWIYLFVFFLWKG; this comes from the coding sequence ATGAATATTGTGAGTACGCATCAACAAAAAATACATCCCCACAAGTTTACCTTGTGGATTGCCATCGGCAGCATCATTATGATGTTTGCCGGGCTTACCAGCGCCTACATCGTAAAAGGGGAACAGCCTGGATGGACTACCGTAGTGGTGCCGAAGATCTTTTATTATTCAACGGCCGTTATGCTCATCAGCAGCCTGACCATGCAGGTAGCCCTTAAATCATTTAAGGAGCGGAATATGAAACAATACCGCAGCCTGCTTACCGTAACCGCTGTATTGGGTGTGGCGTTCATTGGCATGCAGATCATTGGTTTTAAAGATCTGTTCCAATCTGGTGTGAAACTGGAAGGGGGATCAGGAGCAGGGCAATTCCTGTATATCATTTTTGGCTTGCATGCCCTGCACGTATTGGGCGGAGCCATTGCCTTACTGATCATGTTCTTTAAAGCATTCAGTGCGAAGATCAGGAGTTATAATTCGGTACCCGTAGAAGTAGTAAGTACCTACTGGCATTTTGTAGACCTGTTGTGGATATACCTGTTCGTATTCTTTTTGTGGAAAGGGTAG
- the cyoE gene encoding heme o synthase, whose amino-acid sequence MQEETVKHNSSLTIAGKVRDYMLLIKFSLSFMVVFSAVISYLLAPKVVVYDWAMIIWLFVGGMLVTGSANAVNQVVEKDTDAMMKRTAKRPVASGRMSITEGWAFAIITVVAGLLILGYFFNLLSAIVAAVSWFIYAFMYTPLKKVSAVAVLLGAVPGALPCLIGWAAGQDELSAGGWVLFAIQFFWQFPHFWAIAWIAHTDYSKAGFKLMPSVEGPGKYSAIQSIIYSLVLIPVGILPYLTGMSGMVSFWIIVAANIFMTWQSVRLYREMEVKAARRVMFSSYIYLPIVLLALLADKL is encoded by the coding sequence ATGCAGGAGGAAACCGTGAAGCACAATAGCTCTTTAACAATAGCCGGTAAGGTACGGGACTATATGTTGCTGATTAAGTTCAGCCTCAGCTTCATGGTGGTGTTTTCTGCTGTAATTAGTTACCTGCTGGCTCCGAAAGTGGTGGTGTATGATTGGGCCATGATCATCTGGCTCTTTGTAGGCGGTATGCTGGTAACAGGTAGCGCCAACGCAGTGAACCAGGTAGTGGAAAAGGATACCGATGCCATGATGAAGCGTACGGCCAAAAGGCCCGTAGCGTCTGGTAGAATGAGTATAACAGAAGGCTGGGCCTTTGCAATTATAACAGTGGTTGCCGGATTGTTGATCCTGGGTTATTTTTTTAACCTGTTGTCCGCCATCGTCGCTGCTGTAAGCTGGTTCATCTATGCTTTCATGTATACACCATTGAAAAAGGTAAGTGCAGTTGCCGTATTACTGGGAGCCGTACCGGGTGCATTGCCTTGCCTGATTGGCTGGGCAGCCGGACAGGATGAACTGAGTGCCGGCGGATGGGTACTGTTCGCCATTCAGTTTTTCTGGCAATTCCCGCATTTCTGGGCCATCGCCTGGATTGCGCATACAGACTACAGCAAGGCGGGGTTTAAACTGATGCCTTCTGTGGAAGGGCCAGGTAAGTATTCGGCCATACAGTCTATCATTTACTCCCTGGTATTGATACCGGTTGGCATCTTGCCATACCTGACGGGAATGAGTGGGATGGTAAGCTTCTGGATCATTGTAGCTGCCAATATTTTCATGACCTGGCAAAGCGTACGGTTGTATCGTGAGATGGAAGTAAAAGCCGCCAGGAGGGTGATGTTCAGCAGTTATATCTATTTGCCGATCGTGCTGTTGGCATTGTTGGCTGATAAATTATAG
- a CDS encoding cytochrome c oxidase subunit I → MSNEALHGHPEVVTTHDVHHDEHHVHHHKETFITKYVFSQDHKMIAKQFLITGMVWGILGGLMSVLFRLQLGYPDQTFPWLEDILGRWAKGGKISAENYYALVTMHGTVLVFFVLTGGLSGTFANFLIPLQIGARDMASPFMNMLSYWFFFGASVVMVSSLFIQTGPFSGGWTAYPPLSALGDASPGSKTGMDLWIVAMAMFVVSSLLGGLNYISTVLNMRTKGMAMTRMPLTMWALFFTAVLGVLSFPVLLSGFILLLFDRHGGTSFYLSDIYITATKQALPNEGGSAILYQHLFWFLGHPEVYIILLPAMGMASEIISINARKPIFGYMAMVGSIFAITILAFLVWAHHMFVTGLNPFLGSVFVLLTLLIAVPSAIKVFNWLTTIWKANIRFTPGMMFALGFVSLFISGGLTGIFLGNSTLDIHLHDTYFVIAHFHIVMGVSAFFGMFAGVYHWFPKMYGRFLNNTMAYIHFWVTLAGAYLIFWPMHYEGLAGMPRRYLDYSGWESFKHFAELNKFISTVAMIVFAVQLMFLFNFFYSIFKGRKVTTQNPWGATTLEWTTPIRPGHGNWPGEIPEVHRWAYDYSKDGRDFIPQTEPIGPNESKH, encoded by the coding sequence ATGAGCAACGAAGCATTGCACGGGCATCCTGAGGTAGTCACCACGCATGATGTGCACCACGATGAGCATCATGTGCATCACCATAAAGAAACCTTTATTACCAAATACGTATTCAGCCAGGATCATAAAATGATCGCTAAACAGTTCCTGATTACGGGCATGGTATGGGGTATCCTGGGTGGTCTGATGTCTGTGCTATTCCGTTTGCAATTAGGTTATCCCGACCAAACTTTTCCCTGGCTGGAAGACATCCTTGGCCGTTGGGCCAAAGGTGGAAAGATATCTGCCGAAAACTATTATGCACTGGTTACCATGCACGGTACCGTACTGGTGTTCTTCGTGTTGACAGGTGGCTTGAGCGGTACTTTTGCCAACTTCCTCATCCCCCTGCAGATCGGCGCCCGTGATATGGCCTCCCCATTCATGAACATGTTGTCTTACTGGTTTTTCTTTGGCGCCAGCGTGGTGATGGTTTCCTCACTCTTTATCCAAACCGGTCCATTCAGTGGTGGTTGGACCGCCTATCCTCCGTTGAGTGCGCTGGGTGATGCTTCCCCCGGTTCCAAAACGGGTATGGACCTCTGGATCGTAGCGATGGCCATGTTTGTGGTATCCTCCCTGTTGGGTGGTTTGAACTATATTTCTACCGTATTGAATATGCGTACAAAGGGTATGGCTATGACAAGGATGCCGCTGACTATGTGGGCCCTGTTCTTTACCGCTGTACTGGGTGTATTGTCCTTCCCTGTATTGCTTTCAGGTTTCATTCTGTTGTTATTTGATCGTCACGGAGGCACCAGCTTCTATCTGTCTGATATTTATATAACTGCTACCAAACAAGCATTGCCTAATGAAGGTGGTAGCGCTATTCTGTATCAACACTTGTTCTGGTTCCTGGGTCACCCCGAGGTATACATCATCTTGTTGCCTGCCATGGGTATGGCTTCAGAGATCATCTCTATCAACGCACGTAAACCAATCTTTGGGTATATGGCGATGGTGGGTTCTATTTTCGCCATCACCATCCTGGCCTTCCTGGTATGGGCGCACCACATGTTTGTGACTGGTCTCAATCCGTTCCTGGGATCAGTATTCGTACTCCTCACCCTGCTGATTGCCGTGCCTTCAGCCATCAAAGTGTTCAACTGGCTCACCACTATCTGGAAAGCCAATATCAGGTTTACCCCTGGTATGATGTTCGCCCTCGGCTTTGTTAGCCTGTTCATCTCTGGTGGTCTTACAGGTATCTTCCTGGGTAACTCTACACTGGATATTCACCTGCACGATACTTATTTTGTAATTGCGCACTTCCATATTGTAATGGGTGTTTCTGCCTTCTTTGGCATGTTTGCCGGTGTATACCACTGGTTCCCCAAAATGTATGGTCGCTTCCTGAACAATACCATGGCCTATATCCACTTCTGGGTAACCCTGGCAGGCGCCTACCTCATCTTCTGGCCTATGCACTATGAAGGTTTGGCCGGTATGCCCCGCCGCTACCTGGATTACTCAGGCTGGGAATCATTCAAACATTTTGCTGAGCTCAATAAGTTCATATCCACTGTAGCGATGATCGTTTTCGCAGTACAATTGATGTTCCTGTTTAACTTCTTCTACTCTATTTTCAAGGGCAGAAAAGTGACCACACAGAACCCATGGGGTGCAACTACCCTGGAATGGACTACACCTATCAGACCCGGACACGGTAACTGGCCTGGAGAAATTCCGGAAGTACACCGCTGGGCATATGATTATAGTAAAGATGGACGTGATTTTATTCCTCAAACGGAGCCTATTGGCCCTAACGAGAGTAAGCACTAA
- a CDS encoding cytochrome c oxidase subunit II has product MTTTGILLLAILILGFLITFQIAKASEYVSVLKGEKKAFEQNNRINAFLMVVFLVLGLVGVWWCNKMLYPKTLMPYPAASEHGKNIDTMLMITIAITGIVFVITQVLLFWFAFKYQHSEKRTAFYYPHNNKLEVLWTTVPAIALCVLVGFGLFYWFRMTGDAPENAMQVEITGKQFGWIYRYPGKDNTFGKKYYRNIDEATGNQLGLLWTDTTIIKKDRDNNPVGEAKLKADPAGFDDLVDNTAMYLVKGVPVKLIINSRDVIHDVGLPHFRLKMDAVPGTPTTMWFTPQYTTEEMKKITNNPKFEYEISCDQMCGNGHYSMRGVIKVVTPEEFILWKAKMKPAYAIAFPAPEAAKPAADSTGAAAGVKDTLKTVASSHK; this is encoded by the coding sequence ATGACAACTACTGGAATACTTCTGTTAGCGATTCTCATCCTGGGCTTTCTGATCACGTTTCAGATTGCCAAGGCCAGTGAGTATGTATCTGTGCTGAAAGGAGAGAAGAAGGCTTTCGAGCAAAACAACAGGATCAATGCGTTTTTGATGGTAGTGTTCCTGGTGCTGGGACTGGTGGGCGTTTGGTGGTGCAATAAAATGCTCTATCCTAAAACCCTGATGCCATATCCTGCAGCCTCCGAGCATGGTAAGAATATTGATACCATGTTGATGATTACCATTGCCATTACAGGTATCGTATTTGTAATTACGCAGGTACTGTTGTTCTGGTTTGCTTTCAAATACCAGCACAGTGAAAAAAGAACGGCTTTCTATTATCCCCATAATAATAAGCTGGAAGTTTTGTGGACCACCGTTCCTGCCATTGCACTTTGCGTACTCGTAGGGTTTGGTTTGTTCTATTGGTTCCGTATGACAGGTGATGCGCCTGAAAATGCTATGCAGGTGGAGATCACCGGTAAGCAGTTTGGCTGGATCTACCGCTATCCGGGTAAAGACAACACATTCGGTAAGAAATACTACCGCAATATTGATGAAGCAACCGGCAACCAATTGGGCTTGCTCTGGACTGATACCACCATCATTAAAAAAGACAGGGACAATAATCCTGTTGGTGAAGCTAAACTGAAAGCCGATCCTGCTGGCTTTGATGACCTGGTAGACAATACCGCTATGTACCTGGTAAAAGGGGTACCTGTAAAATTGATCATCAATTCACGTGATGTAATTCACGACGTTGGTTTGCCACACTTCCGCCTCAAGATGGATGCGGTGCCTGGTACGCCTACCACCATGTGGTTTACCCCTCAGTATACTACAGAGGAGATGAAGAAGATCACCAACAATCCCAAATTTGAGTATGAGATCTCCTGCGACCAGATGTGTGGTAACGGGCACTACTCTATGAGGGGTGTTATTAAAGTGGTAACTCCTGAAGAGTTTATACTTTGGAAAGCAAAAATGAAACCTGCCTATGCAATAGCGTTTCCGGCTCCTGAAGCTGCGAAGCCCGCTGCAGACAGCACAGGAGCAGCAGCAGGTGTAAAAGATACCCTTAAAACGGTAGCTAGCAGCCATAAGTAA
- a CDS encoding quinol:cytochrome C oxidoreductase, producing MASREFFEIPKRYKTWSTGLMGVGVLSVIIAFIAYGRGEHPQLFWGALLQNSAFFLLVVNTAMFFICATTLAMGGWQMSFRRVTEAISTAVAPIGIITGVVLLCLVFVPGTHVYHWLHPEGDAILEGKKGFLNVPFYTIWSVLTIVLWYALGRKMRQISRSLDNNPLPDVEAGRKYIFKNTVWASLFIAWFGLTVMSTIPWFWLMSIDAHWYSTMYSWYTFASTFVSGMALIALFVIFMKNQGYLEYTNHEHLHDLGKFMFAFSIFWTYLWFSQYMLIWYANIPEETVYFKSRISAQGHKGGAYSGIFWFSFIINFLAPLLILMRRGSKRNYTTMVFMAVVIIIGHWLDFYQMVFASIDPEHVNLGMLLLDFGIAAGFVGIILNSTGNAMSKHPLIARNHPFIKESIIHHT from the coding sequence ATGGCTTCAAGAGAATTTTTTGAAATACCCAAGCGATATAAAACCTGGTCAACAGGTTTGATGGGAGTAGGCGTATTGTCAGTGATCATTGCATTTATCGCTTATGGAAGAGGCGAACATCCCCAATTATTTTGGGGCGCCCTGTTGCAGAACAGCGCTTTCTTCCTGCTGGTAGTAAACACCGCTATGTTCTTTATTTGTGCTACTACTCTTGCTATGGGCGGATGGCAAATGTCATTCAGAAGAGTTACTGAAGCCATCTCAACAGCAGTTGCACCTATCGGCATCATTACTGGTGTTGTATTGCTTTGTCTCGTATTTGTACCCGGCACCCATGTATACCACTGGCTGCATCCCGAAGGTGATGCCATCCTGGAAGGCAAAAAGGGCTTCCTGAATGTTCCCTTCTATACTATATGGAGTGTGTTGACCATTGTATTATGGTACGCATTGGGTAGAAAAATGCGTCAGATTTCCCGCTCCCTCGACAACAATCCTTTACCGGATGTTGAAGCTGGTCGTAAGTATATTTTTAAGAACACCGTTTGGGCTTCTTTGTTCATTGCTTGGTTTGGTTTGACTGTTATGTCTACCATTCCCTGGTTCTGGCTCATGAGCATTGATGCACACTGGTATTCTACCATGTATAGCTGGTACACTTTTGCCAGCACCTTTGTTTCCGGCATGGCATTGATCGCTCTCTTTGTGATCTTCATGAAAAACCAGGGTTACCTGGAATACACTAATCATGAACATTTGCATGATTTGGGCAAGTTCATGTTTGCCTTCTCTATTTTCTGGACATACCTGTGGTTCTCTCAGTACATGCTGATCTGGTATGCCAACATTCCTGAAGAAACAGTGTACTTTAAGTCACGTATCTCTGCACAAGGTCATAAGGGCGGAGCTTATAGCGGTATCTTCTGGTTCAGCTTTATTATTAACTTCCTGGCTCCCTTGTTGATATTAATGCGTCGTGGCTCTAAGAGAAATTATACGACCATGGTATTTATGGCAGTAGTGATAATTATTGGTCACTGGCTCGATTTCTACCAAATGGTGTTTGCAAGTATTGATCCTGAGCATGTGAACCTGGGTATGCTGTTGCTCGATTTCGGTATCGCAGCTGGTTTTGTGGGTATCATCCTGAATTCTACAGGAAACGCCATGAGCAAACATCCGCTGATTGCCAGGAACCACCCGTTCATAAAAGAAAGTATCATACACCACACCTGA
- a CDS encoding c-type cytochrome — protein MKKLSIIIVLVALVAWSCNDVRRSPGRVYMPDMAYSRAVETYSSLDTLHAQGINYYALPVPGTIKRGELLPFPLPMDKQGDSTNYVLAKQIANPLTVLSPKQLTEAERLYLVNCGICHGKALDGNGVLHKRTDGTDGPYGAAPAKLVGNIKYEDMPAGQMFYSVTYGKGQMGSYASQLSTTQRWMVIQYIKAKQAESKGGTTTAAAATADTTAKK, from the coding sequence ATGAAAAAATTATCAATCATAATTGTTTTAGTAGCCCTGGTAGCCTGGAGTTGCAACGATGTAAGGAGAAGTCCCGGTCGCGTTTATATGCCGGATATGGCTTATAGCCGTGCTGTGGAAACCTATTCTTCCCTGGATACTTTGCATGCGCAAGGCATTAATTACTATGCGCTGCCTGTACCCGGCACGATCAAGAGAGGTGAATTACTTCCTTTCCCGCTGCCCATGGATAAACAAGGTGATTCTACCAATTACGTATTGGCAAAACAAATAGCTAATCCATTGACTGTCCTGAGCCCCAAACAGCTTACGGAAGCAGAACGCTTATACCTGGTCAATTGCGGTATTTGTCATGGTAAAGCATTGGATGGAAATGGTGTGCTGCACAAAAGAACCGATGGCACAGATGGCCCTTATGGCGCTGCACCCGCTAAACTGGTAGGCAACATTAAATATGAAGACATGCCTGCAGGACAGATGTTCTACTCTGTTACTTATGGTAAAGGACAAATGGGTAGTTACGCTTCACAGCTGAGCACCACACAAAGGTGGATGGTGATCCAGTACATCAAGGCTAAACAGGCTGAATCAAAAGGTGGTACTACTACAGCTGCGGCAGCGACTGCTGATACTACTGCAAAAAAATAA
- a CDS encoding DUF3341 domain-containing protein, producing MAVKKFVVGCFEEEDVLFNAVKNVRKAGYKLHDVYTPMPIHGLDTAMGLRDTSLHTAGFVYGITGTTIALSSISWIFVRDWPINIGGKPHLALPAWIPITFEFTVLCAAVGMVLTFCYLCQLAPFVKKHHFHLRATDDKFVMVIECTDKTNDAEASTFLSGLGATEVNVQHAETGWWLGRYDKESKLYADKTETVTA from the coding sequence ATGGCGGTTAAAAAATTTGTAGTGGGCTGCTTTGAGGAAGAAGATGTACTGTTTAATGCAGTAAAAAATGTGCGCAAAGCCGGTTATAAACTGCATGATGTATATACCCCCATGCCTATCCACGGATTGGATACAGCTATGGGCCTGCGCGATACCAGTCTTCACACTGCCGGGTTTGTATACGGTATTACCGGTACAACCATAGCTTTGAGTAGCATCTCCTGGATCTTTGTAAGGGACTGGCCAATCAATATTGGTGGTAAACCTCACCTGGCATTGCCAGCCTGGATACCCATCACGTTTGAGTTTACCGTATTATGTGCTGCTGTAGGCATGGTATTGACCTTTTGCTACCTCTGTCAGCTGGCTCCTTTTGTAAAGAAGCACCATTTCCATTTACGTGCTACCGACGATAAGTTTGTAATGGTGATCGAGTGCACCGACAAGACCAATGATGCAGAAGCAAGTACTTTCTTGTCCGGTCTCGGAGCTACAGAAGTAAATGTACAACATGCCGAAACCGGTTGGTGGTTAGGTCGTTATGACAAGGAAAGCAAACTTTACGCAGACAAAACGGAAACTGTAACAGCATAA